The following are encoded in a window of Sutcliffiella horikoshii genomic DNA:
- a CDS encoding CcdC family protein, with amino-acid sequence MINLYTVLSTIFAVCMALLVIFIRMKAAKKPSSVKKIVLPPIFMSTGALMFLFPEFRVSSLQILEALTVGAIFSIFLIKTSKFEMKDNDIYLKRSKAFVFILLGLLAIRVVMKLVLSTQIDIGELTGMFWLLAFGMIVPWRIAMYIKYKKIESGSIPPTIKTSV; translated from the coding sequence ATGATTAATTTGTATACAGTACTATCTACGATTTTTGCAGTATGTATGGCACTTCTGGTGATATTTATCAGAATGAAAGCTGCGAAAAAACCTTCATCAGTGAAAAAAATTGTATTACCTCCTATTTTCATGAGTACCGGGGCATTGATGTTTTTATTTCCCGAATTTAGGGTCTCCTCCTTACAAATACTAGAAGCTCTAACAGTAGGTGCGATATTTTCGATATTTTTAATTAAAACTTCTAAGTTTGAAATGAAGGATAATGATATATATTTAAAAAGATCAAAGGCGTTTGTTTTCATATTGCTGGGGTTATTGGCAATAAGAGTTGTTATGAAGCTGGTACTCAGTACACAAATTGATATTGGTGAATTGACAGGGATGTTTTGGCTGCTCGCTTTCGGCATGATTGTACCTTGGAGAATTGCCATGTATATCAAGTACAAGAAGATAGAGAGTGGATCTATTCCACCAACGATAAAAACCTCGGTATAA